Part of the bacterium HR11 genome is shown below.
AGGGGGGCGGGTCGGTGACGATCCTGGTCGACGTACAAACCCGTTTTGAGCGGGGCACGTGCGCGAACCTGGTGGACGGGGCGTTCGTCGAAGTTAAGTCCCGACGGCCGGCGACCGGCGGCGGCTGGATTGCCGATGAAATCCAGTTTGAGCGTCAGGAAGCCGAGTTTGAGGCGAAGGGGACGGTGTCGAATCTCACCGGGAATCCGTGTGCCGGCTCTGCTTCCTTTATCCTTCAGGTTCAGGGGGGCGGGTCGGTGACGATCCTGGTCGATGCCCAGACGCGGTTTAAGAAGGGGTCCTGCGGGAATCTGGTCAATGGGGCCTTCGTGGAGGTCAAGTCCCGGCGGCCGGCGGCGAATCCGCCGGGGGCGTGGATCGCCGACGAGATCGAGTTTGAGGGGCAGGAAGCCGAGTTTGAGGCGAAGGGGACGGTGACGAATGCGGCGGTAACCTGCAGTCCGACGCCGTCGGGGTCGTTCGTGTTGAATCATAACGGGGGTTCGACGACGATCCTGGTCGATGCCCAGACCCGCTTTGAGGACGGCACGTGTGCGAACTTGCAAAATGGGGTTCGTGTCGAGGTCAAGTCCCGGCGGCCTCAGAACGGCGCCTGGATCGCCGACAAGATTGAATTTGAAGACTAACGGGGGGCCCGGCCAGGGCACCACCCGTGACGACTGCCGGACGGCTGGTGTTCGGTAGGGGCGGGTTTGGAATCCCGCCCCTACGGACGCCGCCGTCATCGGTGGTGTGAGGAGACGGGAGCTCGGGACCCCGCCGGATATTGAGTCGGGGTGACCTATGTGTCGCCCTACCCAATAGGGCCATACGTGATGGGCTATGAGCCCATCTTCATCCCCCATCCCGCCTCACGGGGTAACCCCAAGGGTTGTCCCCTACCTCCCTATCAGAGCCGTTCGGCTGGGAGAAATGGTGCTCCCATCCGGGAAAACGATGGTCCGGCGATCTCGATTTTTCAAGCTTCCTCCGGATGAACCGGCCAGGACGGGCGGTTTATGAGGATGACGCCCGCAGGACGGCCGGTGTTCCGAGGATAGACGCCCGTCGCCCGACCGGCCCATCGGCCGACCTGCCGACTGCCCATCTGCCGAATGCTTGAAACAGCGTGCTTTCGCGGAGGTGCCCTTTCCACTCTCCATCTCACTTCTCACCTCCCGAACCGCTCTGCTATTTGCCTATCTGCCCAATCCACTCTCGACAGCCTGCAAGGCCACTTCCTTTTCCCGACAGCCTTCGCATCGGCCGCAGGGCGTCGGACCGTCCCAGTAACAACTCCACGTCCGGTCGAGGGGTGCCCCCAGGTCGAGGCCCAGCCGGACGATGGCCGCCTTGGTCATATCCAGGAAAGGGAGCTCCAGGTGGGGACGGCGGCTGTACAGGCCTTCGGTGATCAGGCCGCCCAGACGGGCGAAGTAGGCGGCCGAGGCGTCCGGGAAGCGGGTCCCGTCGTGTCGGTAGTGGCCGCCGACGATGCGGGTCGCCCCGAGGACCTCGGCGTAGTAAGCGGCGATGGCGTAAAACAGCAGGTTCTTGGCCGGCAGGTATACGGGATTCGCCTCGGCCAGGTCGGCCGGAAGAGGACCGTCTTGACGCCATCCCTGGAGGTCCCGATAAAAGGGCAGGGGGACTTCCAGAAGCTCGGCTCGGGCGAGGGCCGCGATCTGGCGAGCCGCTTCCCGTTCGCCCCCGGGGCGGCCTTTGTAGTCGATGCTCAGGGGGATGGCGTTCCAGCCCTGACGGAGGGCCCACCAGAGGGCGACCGTCGAGTCGAGCCCGCCGGAAAATAGGACGACGACCAGTTCCCGCATCTTTGGCACCTACTTAGCACCGGGTGATCGGCGTTGGGTCTTGAGTGGGGGGCCACCGACGCCAGACCTCCGACGATAGACCCGACCGCACCGCGTCATCGGCAAACCTCGTCTCAAGATGGAGCGAATCCACCTCTAAGACAGGTCTATAGTCCATGGTCTTTAGTCTCTTTCCCTCAGAAAGGCAACAGCAAAGCGATGTATGCCCGGCGCCGGCGCTGGCCCCCGACCTCGACGGCCCAGCCGACCCGGCCGGTCGCCCGAAGGCCGGCGGCGCTCACGTGGAGACGGACCTCGGCGCCGACGGCGTGGACCGTCTGAGACGAGCCGGCCCCGCCATAAAACGGCGTGAAATGGGCGCCGTCATAAAACACGGCCACGCTGAGCCGCTCCATGAATAGGGGGAACAGGCCCAAACTCCGTTGGATTTCATATACGGGCCATCGGTACTCGACGTTCCAGACGAGGCCCCGCCGGACGAGGACCGGCTCGACGCGAGCCCGGACGGGTCCGAGGTCGTCGGATTCAAGGCCCAGCGTGAGGGCCTCGGGTTCGGGTCCCGTCGAGAAGGCGCCCGTCAGCCGCAGGGCCAGGACATGGTGACGCCGCCACCCCGGGGCATACCACCGGAAGTCGCCGCCCAGGGTCACGAACCGCCGGCCCCGGAAGCCCCAGCGGCCCCACCCGATGGCCGTCCATCCGTCTTCGGGGCTGACCGAATAGGGGAAGCTTAGGGCGCGGGAGTAAACCAGCGTCCACAGAACGGACCACCGGTCCCGAAGCTTCCGGAAGCGGCCCGTCCGGTCGACCGTCCACAGAGGCTCGTACCGAAGTCCGACGGACCCGGCGGCTACAGCGCGCGTGCGTCGCCAGGGGACTTGCAGGGTCGTTTCGTAAGTGTCCGTGGCCAGAGAGACGCCCTCCCGAAACGGTGCGATTTCCCGTCGGGCCCGCAGGGCCAGGGTCGGATACCATCGGTCCCAGCGGTATAGGACGTCGTAGCGGACGAGACGGTCGTCGAGGCCATAGTCGATGACGGCCTGATAGGACGAGTAGCCCCAGCGGTCGGCTCCGAGCAGGGCGATGCCGACGCGCCGGCTCGATTCGTCGGACAGCACGACGGGGAACCACGTGAAGGGCCGTACGACGGGGAAGGCCGGGGACCGGCGGTTTTGACGAATCTCCGGCGGCGGGGGCGTCGGGGTGTGCGCTTCCGGGGGGCGGAGAGCGCACTGATCCTGCGGGGCTTCCGGGGATTCCGGGCTCGGTCGGTCTCCGACCCGGAGCATCTCGGCCGGGTCTGAAGGCTTCGGACGCAGGATAGCGTTGAAATCGCCCGGGAGGGGCACGCGGGCGGGATGGTAACCGTCGGCCGCATAGACGGCCACGAAAAGGGCGTCGGGCGTCAGCCACGGCGACCGGAAGCCGGCGCCGGACAGGGCCACCCACGCCGTCCGGCCGGCCCCCGGGTCCCAGGCCCATACCTCCAGCTTGCCTGCGTAGTCGGCCACAAACAGAAGCCATCGTCCGTCAGGCGACCAGGCGGGGTCCATCTTGCGGGCCCGGTCCCGGAGCCATTCGGCCTCCCGGCGGCCGTCGGCCGTCCACAGCTCGAGGGCCCATGTGGCATCGGGATGATGGGCGACGACGACAAAGGTCGGACTCCTGCCGGGCCGCCATCGGGGCTGGCTCCACCGGACGGTCGGGTCGCGAGCCAGGACCCGAAGCGAGCCGTCGGGTTCGAGGACGACCAGAGCCGTGCTCCCGCCGTCTTCATGACGGACGGCCGCGATGCGGCCCTCGGGGTCGACGTCCGGGTCCTTCAGGCGCAGGCCGACTTTCAGCCACGCCCGCCGGCCCGTCCGGGGGTCGACCCGGACGAGGCCGCTTCGAAGCCAGAACGAACGTCGCCATTCCAGGACGCTCGCCACGATGCGGCCCTGGGGGTCGACCCCAAACTGGCCGGCGGGGACGCCTTCCAGGACCCGCCGGGTCCGACCCGCTCGGGGATCGCTACAGAAAATGCCGGGAAACTCATGGGCCCGTTCGTTGACATAACAGACTTCGTCGCCGACCGTCCGGAGACCCGATAGGAAGTACCCCCGGCGGGCGACGATTTCCGGACGGCCGCTACCGGAGTCCCCGAGGGGTTCTGGCGAGAGTCGGGCCCAACGGGTCCAGAGACGACTGAACCGGTCGCCCAGATAGCGGGCCTCCCGGCCGTCGAGGAAAAAGGGCCACAGGGACTCGTTTTTGGCCCGTATCGCCGACCAGAACGTGTCGGGGTGATCTCGGTACAGTTGATTGAGGAAAGCGGCCCCGAAGTGATAGGCCGTCAGGCCGGCCGGCCAGGGGGCCCGGGCGAGCCAGGCCTGGTCGGGTCCCGGAAATGCCTGCGCATGGCGGGCGACCGACTCCATCATGTGGGTTTCGGCGCTACAAGCTCGGCCGCCCCGGGTCCATCGAGTTTCCTCGAACGTGGCGAGGCCCTCCGTGAACCAGTCGGGGGCCAGGAGGTTGGGGAACAGCAGGGGCGACCGACCGAACACAAAACGCAGGCCCCGGTACAGGGGATGAGCCCGTTCCAAGTGGAACAGGTGGGTCAGTTCGTGGACGAGGACGGTCTTCAGCCAGTCGTCGTAGTCGCCGATCGTCTCGGCGCTATCGGGCGGCGGCAGGAAGACGACGACCAGGCGTTCGGGGACGACCGTCGTGAAGCCGTTGGCGACGTCCGCATGGTCGGTCAGGATGAGCCGAATTCGGCCGGGGCGGTCGCCGAAGTCGCCGGCCAAGCGCTCGTAGGCCCATTCGGCCCAGGCGGCGGCCCGCTCGGCGGCGGCGTTCATCCCCTCGGGGTAGAAGACCGAAAAGTGGGGCGTCTCCAGACGCCACCACCGGATACCGGGCGGAAACAGCGTGGCCGCCGAGGCGCTCGGACCGAAGGCAAGGTACAGGACGAAGAAGTACAACAGAGCCGTTCGGTTCGTGAGAATCCTGATGGACTCGAATTTTTCGACTCTTCGAGAAAGACGATTTTTCGGGCATTCGGCAGATAGGCAGGTCGGCAGGTCGGCAGATGGGCCTGGGGGAGGTGAGGTAGATACGGGATACGAGATACGGGATAGTAGAGGATACAGGATGCGAGACGCGGGATACCGGGTTCCAAGCCATCTGCCGATTATCGACCTGCCCATCTGCTGACCTGCCTGTCAGAGCCCTCCGGTTCGTGAGAATGTCGTCCGATCCATTTTTCCCGTCGCCCGGGAAGCACGATTTTTCAAGGATACGGGGTGCGAGATACGGGATACAGAGAAGCTGGAAGCCTCGGTGACGACTTTTGCTCGATCCCTGGCCCTATCTGCCGACCTGCCGACTGCCCATCTGCCGTATTTAGGAGACGACGAAGTTCAGCAGGCGGTTCGGGACGTAGACGACCTTTTGCACCCGACGGCCCTCGAGGTAGCGGGCCACGTTCGGATGGGATCGGGCCATCGCCTCGACCGCCGCCGGGTCGGCGTCGACGGGGACCCGGAGCGTCGCCCGGACCCGACCGTTGACCTGGACGGGGATCTCGACGACCGCCTCGAACAGGTAGTCGGGATTTTCGACGGGGAAGGCCTCCCGGAACACGGTGGTCGAATGCCCGAGCCGGTGCCACAGTTCTTCCGCCAGGTGAGGGGCGAAGGGTGCCAGGAGTCGGGCGTACACGTGCCAGGCGTGGCGGAAGACCGGGTGGCTTCGGTCGGGGAACTCATACATGGTGTTCAAGAAGGCCATGAGTTGAGCGACGGCCGTGTTAAACCGAAATTGGGCCACGTCTTCCCGGACGGTCCGTATAGTCTGCTGGAGGCGGACATAAAACGATCGGGCTTCGCCGTCCAGGGCGGCGGGGTCGACCTCGGCCGGGGCCGTCACGGTCGGGGTCTCCAGGAAGAGCCGCCAGATGCGATTCAGGAAGTTACGGCCGCCCTCGACGATGGCGTCCGTCCACTCGAAGTCCTTCTCGGGCGGGCCGGCAAACAGGATGGCGATGCGGGCCACGTCCGCGCCGTGCTTCTCGACGAAAGGCCCGACGGGGACGACGTTGCCCCGGGACTTACTCATCATCTCCAGGCGGGATTCCAGGGTCGTCTCGCAGACCGTGTGGAGATACGTCTCCTCGTTGACCTTTCGGGCCTCGGCCTCCTCGACGGGCCGGAGGCACTGACCGCACCACCAGAAGCGCTTGAGGACGAGGCCCTGCGTGAACAGGTGCTCGAAGGGCTCGTCGAACTGAAGCAGGCCGCCATCGTAAAGGACCTTCGTGATGAAGCGGGCATAGATGAGGTGTTTCGTAGCATGCTCGGCCCCGCCGATGTACTGGTCGACGGGCATCCAGGCATTCGCCTTGGCCGGGTCAAAGGGCGCCCGGTCGTTGTGAGCGTCGATGAAGCGCAGGAAGTACCAGGACGAATCGACGAAGGTGTCCATCGTGTCGGGGTCCCGACAGGCCGGACCGGCGCATCGGGGACACGTCGTTTCGATGAACTCCGGGACGTCCTCCAGGGGGGAGCGGCCCGTCGGCAGGAAGTTCTGGACGTTCTCCGGCAGGTAGACCGGGAGCTGGTCCTCCGGGACGGGCACGATGCCGCACCGGGAACAGTGGACGACGGGGATCGGAGCGCCCCAGTACCGCTGGCGGCTGATCAGCCAGTCCCGCAGGCGGTACGAGACGGCCGGCCCCCCTAAGCCCCGGGCCCGGAGGTCTTCTTGAATGCGGCGGATGCCCTCATCGGAGGGCAGGCCGCTGAAGGGACCCGAATGCTCCATGACGCCTTTTTCGACCCAGGCGGCGTCCATCGTCCCGGGGTCGGCCAGGGTGCCGTCGGCCGGACGGACGACGGGTCGGACGGGGAGGCCGTACTGACGGGCGAACTCAAAGTCCCGTTCGTCGTGGGCCGGGACGCCCATGACGATGCCCGTCCCGTAGGAGGCCAGGACGTAGTCGCTGACCCACAGGGGCAGGGCCTCCCCCGTGTACGGATGGACGACGCTCAGGCCCGTCGGGACGCCCGTCTTGGACCGGCCGGCGGCCGTCCGCTCGACGTCGGTCTTCTGAAGGGCCGCCTGCCGGTAGGCCTCGACGGCCGCCCGGTGGGCTCCGTCCATGTCGCCGAGGAGGGCGTCCAGGAGCTCGTGCTCGGGGGCGATCGTCAGGAAGGTCACGCCGAACAGCGTGTCGGCCCGGGTCGTGAAGACGGGCAGGCGGACGTCCGGCCGATGGGCCAGGGGGAAGTGAATCTCCGTCCCCTCCGAGCGGCCGATCCAGTTGACCT
Proteins encoded:
- the queC gene encoding 7-cyano-7-deazaguanine synthase, which encodes MRELVVVLFSGGLDSTVALWWALRQGWNAIPLSIDYKGRPGGEREAARQIAALARAELLEVPLPFYRDLQGWRQDGPLPADLAEANPVYLPAKNLLFYAIAAYYAEVLGATRIVGGHYRHDGTRFPDASAAYFARLGGLITEGLYSRRPHLELPFLDMTKAAIVRLGLDLGAPLDRTWSCYWDGPTPCGRCEGCREKEVALQAVESGLGR
- the leuS gene encoding Leucine--tRNA ligase, which encodes MEERYYPFHEVEPRWQAFWQDIGLYRAPDRPQRPKFYVLEMFPYPSGGDLHMGHLKNYAIGDVVARWALMQGYDVLHPMGWDAFGLPAENAAIKYGIHPKTWTDQNIAAYRHHLQLLGISYDWSRELATCWPDYYRWTQWLFLYLYHRGLAYRASEYVNFCPNCKTVLANEQVINGLCERCKTPVIKKALEQWFFRITAYADRLLTDLRKLEGKWPDHIIRQQVNWIGRSEGTEIHFPLAHRPDVRLPVFTTRADTLFGVTFLTIAPEHELLDALLGDMDGAHRAAVEAYRQAALQKTDVERTAAGRSKTGVPTGLSVVHPYTGEALPLWVSDYVLASYGTGIVMGVPAHDERDFEFARQYGLPVRPVVRPADGTLADPGTMDAAWVEKGVMEHSGPFSGLPSDEGIRRIQEDLRARGLGGPAVSYRLRDWLISRQRYWGAPIPVVHCSRCGIVPVPEDQLPVYLPENVQNFLPTGRSPLEDVPEFIETTCPRCAGPACRDPDTMDTFVDSSWYFLRFIDAHNDRAPFDPAKANAWMPVDQYIGGAEHATKHLIYARFITKVLYDGGLLQFDEPFEHLFTQGLVLKRFWWCGQCLRPVEEAEARKVNEETYLHTVCETTLESRLEMMSKSRGNVVPVGPFVEKHGADVARIAILFAGPPEKDFEWTDAIVEGGRNFLNRIWRLFLETPTVTAPAEVDPAALDGEARSFYVRLQQTIRTVREDVAQFRFNTAVAQLMAFLNTMYEFPDRSHPVFRHAWHVYARLLAPFAPHLAEELWHRLGHSTTVFREAFPVENPDYLFEAVVEIPVQVNGRVRATLRVPVDADPAAVEAMARSHPNVARYLEGRRVQKVVYVPNRLLNFVVS